One Panicum virgatum strain AP13 chromosome 3N, P.virgatum_v5, whole genome shotgun sequence DNA segment encodes these proteins:
- the LOC120664211 gene encoding probable LRR receptor-like serine/threonine-protein kinase At3g47570: MPRYSLDRWLHPRSNGQTHKLSLAELLNIATDVADALDYLHNSSWPTVIHCDLKPSNILLGSDWTAYVAEFGLAKLVGEPMDQSNLNIGTESTIGIRGTIGYVAPEYGAGGQASVAGDAYSFGVTLLEMFTGKAPTDDMFTDGLTLHLLAEAGLPDKILEIIDPELLLDELHDDDSGILINCLTSIIEVGVSCSKDSPSERMNMKHAAAKLHKIREEIEGIS; this comes from the exons ATGCCCAGGTACAGCTTGGATAGGTGGTTGCATCCAAGAAGCAATGGGCAGACGCACAAGTTAAGTCTTGCCGAGTTGCTGAACATTGCGACTGATGTAGCAGATGCACTAGACTATCTTCACAACAGTAGTTGGCCAACAGTGATCCATTGTGATTTGAAGCCTAGCAACATCCTCCTTGGTAGTGACTGGACTGCTTATGTTGCTGAATTTGGGCTTGCAAAGCTGGTTGGTGAACCCATGGATCAATCAAATTTGAATATTGGGACTGAAAGCACTATAGGGATAAGAGGAACCATCGGATATGTTGCTCCAG AATATGGAGCGGGTGGTCAAGCATCAGTTGCTGGTGACGCCTACAGTTTTGGGGTTACTCTACTTGAGATGTTCACAGGGAAGGCACCTACTGATGATATGTTCACAGATGGCTTGACTCTGCACTTGCTTGCTGAGGCAGGGTTACCTGACAAGATACTAGAAATCATTGACCCAGAGCTACTGCTTGATGAACTGCATGACGATGACTCGGGGATACTCATCAATTGCTTGACTTCGATAATAGAAGTTGGTGTTTCATGTTCAAAGGACAGCCCGTCAGAAAGAATGAACATGAAACATGCAGCTGCTAAGCTGCACAAAATAAGGGAGGAAATTGAAGGAATCTCTTAG